In one Chryseobacterium camelliae genomic region, the following are encoded:
- the mutL gene encoding DNA mismatch repair endonuclease MutL, whose product MSDIIQLLPDHVANQIAAGEVVQRPASIVKELLENAIDADATKVELIIRDAGKNLIQVVDDGKGMSETDARLAFERHATSKIRGTEDIFKIATKGFRGEALASIAAVSQVELRTKQKEATIGTNIYIEGGVFQFQDPVQTADGSNFLVKNLFYNVPARRKFLKNNNIEFRHVIDEFQRVALAHENLEFSLFHDDEAVFRLRKGSQMQRIVDIFGRKLQPQLIPIKEDIIWCKLHGFVAKPEGAKKTRGEQFLFVNGRYFKSPYFNKAVQEAFEGLLLPGYIPTFFLFLELDPEKIDVNIHPQKTEVKFEDEHLIFALLRSTIKRSLGIYNVAPSLDFEKDPQLDEMMQKTFPSKSNSGGGSGFIKMPEIIVDKDYNPFLEESGAIKQAEIQNLAEMYHQNIAAEPSKINLFEDEDFDEDLMRLPNGYWVFNKGDRTLMLDLGRMHRLTVSENNKSDKKGSSLSHALLFSLEYHMNEIEKNKYKSIKKYLPELGFEMSIAHENVLRIDAVPEGLKETQVMKFLENLFDILEYKTEEEFMQFYQNQWNKMQSKSRFDFIYKKDAEQLIKDFTALGFPEFLPNGKRCFYEIPFNDFKNKF is encoded by the coding sequence ATGTCAGATATTATTCAGCTTTTACCGGATCATGTAGCCAATCAGATTGCAGCAGGAGAAGTCGTGCAGCGACCGGCGTCTATTGTGAAAGAACTTTTGGAAAATGCAATAGATGCAGATGCTACTAAAGTGGAATTGATTATAAGAGATGCAGGAAAAAACCTTATCCAGGTTGTTGATGACGGAAAAGGAATGTCTGAGACAGATGCAAGACTGGCTTTTGAAAGACATGCTACTTCAAAGATCAGAGGTACGGAAGATATTTTTAAAATCGCCACAAAAGGATTCAGAGGAGAGGCTTTGGCTTCCATTGCGGCGGTTTCCCAGGTTGAATTGAGAACCAAACAAAAAGAGGCAACCATAGGAACCAACATTTATATTGAAGGAGGGGTCTTCCAGTTTCAGGATCCTGTGCAAACAGCTGACGGATCTAATTTCTTAGTTAAAAATCTGTTTTACAACGTTCCGGCGAGAAGAAAGTTTCTCAAAAATAATAATATTGAATTCAGACACGTAATCGACGAATTTCAACGGGTGGCTTTGGCTCATGAAAACTTGGAATTTTCTTTATTTCATGATGATGAAGCGGTTTTCAGGCTGAGAAAAGGAAGCCAGATGCAGCGTATTGTAGATATTTTCGGAAGAAAGCTGCAACCGCAATTAATCCCGATCAAAGAAGATATTATCTGGTGCAAGCTCCACGGATTTGTTGCAAAACCGGAAGGTGCCAAAAAAACAAGAGGCGAACAATTTCTTTTCGTTAACGGAAGATATTTTAAGAGCCCGTATTTCAATAAAGCAGTTCAGGAAGCGTTTGAAGGATTGCTTTTACCAGGTTATATTCCTACATTTTTCCTTTTTTTAGAGCTTGATCCTGAAAAAATCGATGTGAATATTCACCCGCAAAAAACGGAGGTAAAGTTTGAAGATGAGCATCTTATTTTTGCACTATTACGCTCAACGATCAAAAGGTCGCTGGGGATTTACAATGTAGCTCCGAGCCTTGATTTTGAAAAAGATCCGCAATTGGATGAAATGATGCAGAAAACTTTTCCAAGCAAAAGCAACAGCGGGGGAGGAAGCGGATTTATTAAAATGCCGGAAATCATTGTAGATAAGGATTACAACCCATTTTTGGAAGAAAGCGGTGCAATAAAGCAGGCAGAAATTCAAAATCTTGCAGAAATGTATCATCAGAATATCGCTGCAGAACCTTCGAAAATTAATTTGTTTGAGGATGAAGATTTTGATGAAGACCTGATGAGGTTGCCCAACGGATATTGGGTATTTAATAAAGGTGATCGAACATTGATGTTAGATCTTGGAAGAATGCACAGGTTAACGGTTTCGGAAAATAATAAGTCGGATAAAAAAGGATCTTCCCTTAGTCATGCCCTTCTTTTCTCTCTTGAATATCACATGAATGAAATTGAGAAAAATAAATATAAGTCGATAAAAAAATACCTTCCGGAGCTTGGATTTGAGATGAGCATTGCCCATGAAAATGTACTAAGAATAGATGCCGTTCCTGAAGGATTGAAAGAAACCCAAGTGATGAAGTTCTTGGAAAATCTTTTTGATATTCTTGAGTATAAGACAGAAGAAGAGTTTATGCAGTTTTACCAAAATCAATGGAACAAAATGCAGTCTAAATCCCGTTTCGATTTTATTTATAAAAAAGATGCAGAGCAGCTTATCAAAGATTTTACGGCATTAGGTTTTCCGGAGTTTCTTCCCAATGGAAAGAGATGTTTCTACGAAATTCCGTTTAATGATTTTAAAAACAAATTTTAA
- a CDS encoding GNAT family N-acetyltransferase codes for MNEYNSDVKIVDYDPKYQQDFRNLNEEWISKFFKMEASDYKMLDNPEDYIINKGGHIVFALLNDEAVGTCALIKTSEEPLIFELAKMAVSPKAQGKKIGYLIGETLIGKAKDLKAKEIFLETNTSLVPAIKLYEKLGFQHITVADSPYERCDTKMLLDLNF; via the coding sequence ATGAACGAGTATAACAGTGACGTGAAAATTGTCGATTATGATCCAAAATACCAACAGGATTTCAGAAACCTGAACGAAGAATGGATCAGTAAATTTTTTAAAATGGAAGCGAGCGATTATAAAATGCTTGATAACCCCGAAGATTATATTATTAATAAAGGAGGTCACATTGTTTTTGCTCTTTTAAATGATGAAGCGGTAGGAACCTGTGCTTTAATAAAAACCTCTGAAGAGCCTTTAATATTTGAGCTTGCCAAAATGGCGGTAAGTCCGAAAGCCCAGGGAAAAAAGATTGGCTATTTAATCGGAGAAACGTTGATTGGGAAAGCAAAAGATTTAAAGGCGAAGGAAATCTTTCTGGAAACCAACACTTCACTCGTTCCTGCTATAAAACTCTATGAGAAGTTAGGCTTTCAACATATTACAGTAGCTGATTCTCCTTATGAGCGTTGCGATACGAAGATGCTATTGGATCTCAATTTTTAG
- the aat gene encoding leucyl/phenylalanyl-tRNA--protein transferase has translation MIRLDENEISFPDPEIYEGHEGIIAFGGDLSIERIWFAYQLGIFPWYNPGEENLWWCPDPRFVLFPDELKVSKSMRKILNRNIFTFSENQNFREVIKNCQQTNRKGQSGTWLSDELMKTFIQLHEYGLAKSIEVWQNGELVGGFYGLQIGNVFCGESMFAKVSNASKAGFIHFVETNKNLELIDCQSHTEHLESLGAKMIPKKEFLKILHQNNERR, from the coding sequence ATGATTCGATTAGACGAAAATGAGATTTCATTTCCGGATCCGGAAATTTATGAGGGTCATGAAGGCATTATCGCGTTTGGAGGTGATCTGTCTATAGAACGGATTTGGTTTGCTTATCAGCTGGGTATTTTTCCCTGGTATAATCCTGGGGAAGAAAATCTTTGGTGGTGCCCCGATCCCAGGTTTGTTTTATTTCCTGATGAATTAAAGGTTTCAAAATCGATGAGAAAAATATTGAACAGAAATATTTTTACTTTTTCGGAGAATCAAAATTTCAGAGAGGTTATTAAAAATTGTCAGCAGACAAACAGAAAAGGACAAAGCGGAACATGGCTTTCGGATGAGCTGATGAAAACTTTCATTCAATTGCATGAATATGGTTTGGCAAAAAGTATTGAAGTATGGCAGAACGGAGAGCTTGTGGGCGGATTTTACGGCCTTCAAATCGGGAATGTTTTCTGCGGGGAAAGTATGTTTGCCAAAGTAAGCAACGCTTCCAAAGCCGGATTTATTCATTTTGTCGAGACCAATAAAAATTTAGAGTTAATTGACTGCCAGTCTCATACGGAACATCTTGAAAGTTTGGGAGCCAAAATGATTCCCAAGAAAGAATTTTTAAAAATATTACACCAAAACAATGAACGCAGATAA
- a CDS encoding endonuclease/exonuclease/phosphatase family protein has product MKVFRLIFLILHVGIFILLLGVLMNSFVPPKVFPWFNLLSLGFPVLISAYIFLIFFWIVSWKKRAFVFLLLGLLFFKPVVRWVNFSSKKEVESDLKIVSLNTKGGKLGVDEIQDYINRQNADLIFLQEDGEVDYQFNGLKKEKKISIVSLYSKFRVIDYKDLQLYQNFNAFADRTDIEIKGKTYRFINIYLQPFKFEKNMVKLNGNSEDDEVKVKNIVKRLIPNFKDHQDQIEIIKKEIDNSPYPVFVIGDFNAVPNSYEYYKVSEDLKDTFVEVGRGSGTSFHDFKFPLRIDYVFTSKSIQPVSYKVDRNVQISDHFPVITTFKIAD; this is encoded by the coding sequence GTGAAAGTTTTTCGTCTGATCTTTTTAATACTGCATGTAGGAATATTCATTCTCTTATTAGGAGTATTGATGAATAGTTTTGTTCCACCTAAAGTATTTCCCTGGTTCAATTTACTTTCTTTGGGGTTTCCTGTATTAATCAGTGCCTATATTTTTCTTATTTTTTTCTGGATAGTAAGCTGGAAAAAACGAGCTTTTGTGTTTCTCTTATTGGGATTATTATTTTTTAAACCTGTTGTAAGATGGGTAAACTTTTCCTCAAAAAAAGAGGTTGAATCGGATCTGAAAATTGTTTCTTTAAATACGAAAGGAGGAAAATTGGGTGTAGATGAGATTCAGGATTACATCAACCGACAAAACGCAGATTTAATTTTTTTACAGGAAGATGGAGAAGTTGATTATCAGTTTAATGGACTTAAAAAAGAGAAAAAAATATCTATTGTTTCGCTTTATTCAAAATTTAGAGTGATTGACTATAAAGATTTACAGCTTTATCAGAACTTTAATGCATTTGCAGATCGTACCGATATTGAAATAAAGGGAAAAACATATAGATTCATCAATATATACCTGCAGCCATTTAAGTTTGAAAAGAATATGGTAAAACTCAATGGAAATAGTGAGGATGATGAAGTAAAAGTGAAAAATATAGTTAAAAGGCTGATCCCTAATTTTAAAGATCATCAGGATCAGATAGAGATCATAAAAAAAGAAATCGATAACTCACCTTATCCTGTGTTTGTAATAGGAGATTTTAATGCTGTACCCAATTCTTATGAATATTATAAGGTTTCCGAAGATCTTAAGGATACCTTTGTGGAAGTAGGAAGAGGAAGCGGTACAAGCTTTCACGATTTCAAATTCCCGTTGCGTATTGATTATGTTTTTACCTCAAAATCGATACAGCCCGTAAGTTATAAAGTAGATCGGAATGTGCAGATTTCTGACCATTTCCCGGTAATAACTACCTTTAAAATAGCCGACTAA
- the glmM gene encoding phosphoglucosamine mutase: MSLIKSISGIRGTIGGKVNDNLTPLDVVKFASAFGTWLQNNKNKKDLTLIIGRDARISGQMVSSLVTATLQGLGINVIDLGLSTTPTVEIMVPELKADGGIILTASHNPKQWNALKLLNEKGEFITGENGAEVLALAESEDFNYAEVDDLGKYETRDNAFDIHIQQILDLPMVDAEAIKAKKFKVVLDAVNSTGGIAIPMLLDKLGCETVKLYCEPTGHFPHNPEPLKEHLGDICELVKKEGADLGVVVDPDVDRLALIDEKGEMFGEEYTLVAVADYLLKNKNGVAVSNLSSSRALRDVAHTHNSEYFASAVGEVNVVTLMKEKNAVIGGEGNGGIIYPDLHYGRDSLVGVALFLTHLAKENKTVSELRAGYPGYFMGKKKIELTSEINVDAILAKMEKEYQNEEVSTVDGVKIDFENNWVHLRKSNTEPIIRIYTEAKSQEEADQLGDDIIAKIKSLI; this comes from the coding sequence ATGTCATTAATAAAAAGTATTTCAGGAATCCGCGGAACGATCGGGGGAAAAGTAAACGATAACTTGACACCGCTTGATGTGGTAAAATTTGCTTCGGCATTCGGAACTTGGCTTCAGAATAATAAAAATAAAAAAGATTTAACATTAATCATCGGAAGAGATGCCAGGATTTCCGGGCAAATGGTTTCTTCTTTGGTTACGGCAACGCTGCAAGGTCTTGGAATCAATGTGATCGATTTGGGACTTTCTACCACTCCAACCGTAGAAATTATGGTTCCTGAGTTGAAAGCAGACGGAGGAATTATCTTAACTGCCTCTCACAATCCAAAACAATGGAATGCTCTGAAACTATTAAATGAAAAAGGAGAATTCATCACGGGAGAAAACGGGGCAGAAGTTCTAGCATTGGCTGAAAGTGAAGATTTCAATTATGCAGAAGTGGATGATTTAGGAAAATATGAAACAAGAGATAATGCTTTTGATATTCATATTCAGCAGATTCTTGATTTACCAATGGTAGATGCAGAAGCGATTAAAGCAAAAAAATTCAAAGTTGTTTTAGATGCGGTAAATTCTACCGGAGGAATTGCCATTCCGATGTTGTTGGATAAATTAGGTTGTGAAACCGTAAAATTATATTGTGAGCCGACAGGTCATTTTCCTCACAACCCTGAACCGTTGAAAGAACATTTGGGAGATATTTGTGAATTAGTGAAAAAAGAAGGGGCAGATTTAGGAGTTGTTGTAGATCCGGATGTTGACAGGCTAGCACTAATCGATGAAAAAGGAGAAATGTTCGGTGAAGAATACACTTTGGTTGCCGTTGCAGACTATCTGTTGAAAAATAAAAATGGGGTGGCAGTTTCCAACCTTTCTTCAAGCCGTGCTTTGAGAGATGTTGCGCATACGCACAACTCTGAATATTTTGCAAGTGCTGTCGGAGAAGTGAACGTAGTGACTTTAATGAAAGAGAAAAATGCAGTGATTGGCGGAGAAGGAAACGGAGGAATTATCTATCCTGATTTGCATTACGGAAGAGATTCTTTAGTAGGAGTTGCCTTGTTTTTAACCCATTTGGCAAAGGAAAATAAAACGGTTTCCGAACTAAGGGCAGGCTATCCAGGCTATTTTATGGGGAAAAAGAAAATTGAACTGACTTCTGAAATCAATGTGGATGCTATTTTAGCTAAAATGGAAAAAGAATATCAGAACGAAGAAGTTTCTACGGTTGATGGTGTAAAAATCGATTTTGAAAACAACTGGGTTCATCTTAGAAAATCCAATACGGAGCCGATTATCAGAATTTACACAGAAGCTAAATCTCAGGAAGAAGCGGATCAATTAGGAGATGATATCATCGCAAAAATCAAAAGTTTGATATAA
- a CDS encoding PLP-dependent aminotransferase family protein: protein MSKDALYLKVANSVTEQIKSETLQFGDRLPSLRSAQKLYNVSLNTIKQAYMELESRSLIEARPKYGYFVSQTSQRKLALPSIVKIKESAIEKSPGDLIDKVFGTISGKDVTQFALGIPGESFLPLAKLKKSINNVIKRKNDSGTDYEPVQGSEHLRREIAKWALVLEGKITEDDLVITSGAMNAVYNCLMAVTKPGDSVAVESPVYFGILQAIELLGLKAVEIPTHPLNGVDLDELKKVLPKLSACCFVTNFNNPLGFQMPDESKKELVRLITEYNVPLIEDDIYGNVYFGAERPKPCKFYDEAGLVMWIGSVTKVLAPGYRIGWVAPGKFKDKIIRQKLVQTVCSPSLYSDVIADFLEYGRYDHHLRTFRNKLQANYHQIQKSVAAYFPDNTKVSEPKGGFMLWLELDKRICTEDLYDEAFSQKINFAPGRMFSQYNQYQNCMRLNYALEWTDRVESDLEKLGKMIKNKI from the coding sequence ATGTCCAAAGATGCTCTATATCTTAAAGTTGCAAACTCCGTAACAGAGCAGATTAAAAGCGAAACATTACAGTTTGGAGATCGGCTGCCTTCATTGAGGAGTGCTCAGAAACTGTATAATGTAAGTCTAAATACCATAAAACAGGCTTATATGGAGCTCGAAAGCCGGTCTTTAATAGAAGCCCGCCCTAAATATGGCTATTTTGTGAGCCAGACCTCACAAAGAAAACTGGCACTTCCATCCATTGTAAAAATTAAAGAATCTGCCATTGAGAAATCTCCTGGAGATCTTATAGATAAAGTTTTTGGAACGATTTCGGGGAAAGATGTTACGCAGTTTGCATTGGGAATTCCGGGTGAAAGTTTTCTTCCGCTGGCAAAATTGAAGAAAAGCATCAATAATGTCATTAAAAGAAAAAATGACAGCGGAACAGATTATGAACCGGTTCAGGGAAGTGAACATCTGCGTCGCGAGATTGCAAAATGGGCATTGGTGCTGGAAGGAAAAATTACAGAAGATGATTTAGTGATCACATCCGGAGCAATGAATGCAGTGTACAATTGCTTGATGGCGGTAACAAAGCCCGGAGATTCGGTAGCGGTGGAAAGTCCTGTTTATTTTGGAATTTTACAGGCAATTGAATTGTTAGGATTAAAAGCAGTAGAAATTCCTACTCACCCACTTAACGGTGTCGATCTGGATGAGCTTAAAAAAGTGCTTCCAAAATTATCGGCCTGCTGCTTTGTGACAAACTTTAATAATCCTCTCGGATTTCAGATGCCTGATGAAAGTAAAAAGGAACTGGTAAGATTAATTACGGAATATAATGTTCCGTTGATTGAGGATGATATTTATGGAAACGTTTATTTCGGAGCAGAAAGACCGAAACCATGTAAGTTTTACGATGAAGCGGGATTGGTTATGTGGATTGGCTCTGTAACCAAAGTTTTGGCTCCGGGATACCGGATTGGCTGGGTGGCTCCGGGAAAATTTAAAGATAAAATTATTCGTCAGAAATTGGTACAAACTGTTTGTAGTCCGTCTTTATACTCGGATGTCATTGCGGATTTCCTGGAATACGGAAGGTATGATCATCATTTAAGAACGTTCAGAAATAAATTACAGGCTAATTATCATCAGATTCAAAAGTCGGTGGCAGCCTATTTTCCGGACAATACAAAAGTCTCGGAACCGAAAGGAGGTTTTATGTTGTGGCTGGAACTGGATAAAAGAATATGTACAGAAGATCTTTACGATGAGGCTTTTAGTCAGAAAATAAACTTTGCACCGGGAAGAATGTTTTCTCAGTACAATCAGTATCAGAATTGCATGCGCTTGAATTATGCCCTGGAATGGACGGATCGTGTAGAAAGTGATCTTGAGAAACTAGGGAAAATGATAAAAAATAAAATTTAA
- a CDS encoding DUF3127 domain-containing protein yields the protein MELQGTIKKLFDAQTFASGFQKREMVILTQEQYPQPINIEFLSDKISLLDNLREGENVKVGINIRGREWVSPQGETKYFNSITGWRVEKVFDNGSEPTQAAPSHSAAPVSNENPFAGDDDDDLPF from the coding sequence ATGGAATTACAAGGAACGATAAAGAAACTTTTTGATGCTCAGACATTTGCGAGCGGGTTTCAAAAGAGAGAAATGGTTATTTTAACTCAGGAACAGTATCCACAGCCTATAAACATAGAATTCTTGTCTGATAAGATCAGTTTATTAGATAATCTTAGAGAAGGAGAAAATGTAAAGGTAGGAATCAACATCAGAGGAAGAGAATGGGTTTCTCCACAGGGTGAAACTAAATATTTCAACTCTATTACAGGATGGAGAGTAGAAAAAGTTTTTGATAACGGTTCTGAACCTACACAGGCTGCGCCTTCTCATTCTGCTGCACCGGTTTCCAATGAAAATCCTTTTGCAGGAGACGACGATGACGATTTACCTTTTTAA
- a CDS encoding tetratricopeptide repeat protein has product MEEYFGNELVKKFEEMMENNDEFYFDTEELEDIIVYYLELGDFNYADTAVNYGLKLHPNSLDIKIKKLEILLEWEEYTTAKELIDELKGSSMENTDFLVCYAKYYSNLGNPKRSIDICKKALELKEEENFLHNFIADEYVNLGDPFNALKHYRKALKEDPTDEYSLENCMVCFADLNKNEEAIAFLNEYLDEFAYSEVAWFEYGQFYFNRKNYEEAIKGYDYLLAINSSSVGVYANKAACYEALGQYKKAIEVYEEMLELEYTKAFTFYKIGLCYKALKQPIMALNSFQKSLREDPQFYLAMMEQSYLYEEMGGMTEALHFAKEATHLNENNLDYQKRLAFLFIDSGKFEESLSCLKKLVDAEPSRFYNWYAYSEVLMLLGEYEEAVALLNKALKAHHRAELFYQLSNCYFNLKEHEKGVESLQKALDLDPALATDMQKKYPFIRDEVKKAKAKVKKKNL; this is encoded by the coding sequence TTGGAAGAGTATTTTGGAAATGAACTGGTAAAAAAGTTCGAGGAAATGATGGAAAACAATGATGAATTCTACTTTGATACAGAGGAGTTAGAAGATATTATTGTTTACTATTTGGAGCTGGGAGATTTTAATTACGCAGACACTGCCGTTAATTATGGTCTGAAGCTTCACCCCAATTCTTTAGATATCAAGATCAAAAAACTTGAAATTTTATTGGAATGGGAAGAATATACTACGGCAAAGGAGCTTATCGACGAGTTGAAAGGTTCCTCAATGGAAAATACAGACTTTTTGGTGTGCTATGCTAAGTATTATTCAAATTTAGGAAACCCTAAAAGATCGATTGATATATGTAAAAAAGCATTGGAACTGAAGGAAGAAGAGAATTTTCTTCACAATTTCATTGCGGATGAATATGTAAATCTTGGCGATCCTTTTAATGCCCTTAAACATTACAGAAAAGCCCTTAAAGAAGATCCGACGGATGAATATTCGCTGGAAAACTGTATGGTTTGCTTTGCTGATCTGAACAAGAACGAAGAAGCGATTGCTTTCCTTAATGAATACCTGGATGAATTTGCTTATTCAGAAGTGGCTTGGTTCGAGTATGGCCAATTTTATTTCAACAGAAAAAATTACGAAGAAGCAATAAAAGGATATGATTATTTATTGGCAATCAATTCAAGTTCTGTTGGAGTGTATGCCAATAAAGCGGCATGTTATGAAGCATTAGGTCAATACAAAAAGGCGATAGAAGTCTACGAAGAAATGCTAGAGTTAGAATATACAAAGGCATTTACATTTTATAAAATTGGACTTTGCTACAAAGCTTTGAAGCAGCCGATTATGGCACTCAATTCTTTTCAGAAATCACTGAGAGAAGACCCGCAGTTCTATCTTGCCATGATGGAGCAGTCTTATCTTTATGAAGAGATGGGCGGGATGACAGAAGCTCTGCATTTTGCAAAAGAAGCGACTCACCTTAATGAGAACAATCTTGATTACCAGAAAAGATTAGCATTTTTGTTTATCGATTCAGGTAAATTTGAAGAAAGCCTCTCTTGCTTAAAAAAATTGGTAGATGCAGAGCCTTCAAGATTCTATAATTGGTATGCCTATTCGGAAGTATTGATGCTTCTGGGAGAATATGAAGAAGCGGTAGCTCTTTTAAACAAAGCTTTAAAAGCGCATCACAGAGCGGAACTGTTCTACCAGCTGAGCAATTGTTATTTCAACTTGAAAGAACATGAAAAAGGGGTGGAATCTCTTCAAAAAGCACTCGATTTAGACCCGGCTTTGGCTACGGATATGCAGAAGAAATATCCGTTCATCAGAGATGAGGTCAAAAAAGCGAAGGCAAAAGTGAAAAAGAAAAATTTATAG
- a CDS encoding DMT family transporter has translation MNADKEKWILLIILSIIWGSSFILIKKSLEHFSPYQVGALRVLIAGLILMPIAISKYKLFPKKHLKWLILAAFTGNFIPMFLFPIAETEVSSSIAGIINSMMPIFVIIVGALVWKFKTTRQQIVGTLISFTGVCLLAFGGDGEGGKFKLIPILLLLLATLCYAMSTTTVKSKLMEVSSTILSAFVFSFVLFFPSLIALSFTGFFSTFSFDENTMTGLMFVSLLSIFGTGLAMMMNYRLLKVSSPLFASTVTLLMPIVAIIWGFLDGEKLSILQFAGAGIIIAGLIFLRTKPNVIKK, from the coding sequence ATGAACGCAGATAAAGAAAAATGGATTCTTCTCATAATATTAAGTATTATTTGGGGATCTTCTTTTATTTTAATTAAAAAATCTTTAGAACATTTCAGTCCGTATCAGGTCGGAGCCTTAAGGGTTTTGATTGCCGGACTCATTTTAATGCCCATTGCGATTTCAAAGTATAAATTATTTCCGAAAAAACATTTGAAATGGCTGATTCTGGCTGCGTTTACCGGTAACTTTATTCCTATGTTTCTGTTTCCGATCGCAGAAACTGAAGTAAGCAGCAGTATTGCAGGAATTATTAATTCCATGATGCCGATTTTTGTGATTATTGTCGGCGCATTGGTCTGGAAGTTTAAAACCACCAGACAACAGATTGTAGGAACGTTAATAAGCTTTACGGGAGTTTGCCTGCTTGCTTTCGGAGGTGATGGTGAGGGAGGAAAGTTTAAATTGATTCCTATTTTATTGCTATTGCTGGCAACTTTATGCTACGCAATGAGCACAACAACGGTAAAATCTAAATTAATGGAAGTTTCTTCCACCATCTTATCTGCTTTTGTCTTCTCCTTTGTTTTGTTTTTCCCTTCATTGATCGCGTTAAGCTTTACCGGGTTTTTCTCAACCTTCAGTTTTGATGAAAATACCATGACCGGGCTGATGTTTGTAAGCTTATTGTCCATCTTCGGAACAGGTTTGGCCATGATGATGAATTATCGTTTACTAAAAGTTTCCTCACCTCTTTTTGCCTCAACGGTGACTTTACTGATGCCGATCGTAGCAATTATTTGGGGATTTTTGGATGGTGAAAAACTGAGTATTCTGCAATTTGCAGGAGCCGGAATCATTATTGCCGGATTAATCTTCTTAAGAACAAAACCCAACGTTATAAAAAAATAA
- a CDS encoding rhomboid family intramembrane serine protease, with protein sequence MFNNIPPITRNIIIINVIVFIAAYFIPQLNYFLSAYYPFSPDFKSWQVITHMFMHGSLIHILFNMLTLYSFGPILEYRLGDKKYLILYFLSGLGAFFLYNLWNFIEVQKLVSELQAMNIDAKDFLNSLINNPDTTMPRNKTEANLAGIYFGRMVGASGAIFGVIAAFATLYPEAKIGIMFIPVPMKVKYVVPILIVISIYLGISGNGGGIAHLAHVGGALVGWILARIWRKHLYRFN encoded by the coding sequence ATGTTTAATAATATACCACCGATTACAAGAAATATTATCATTATCAATGTTATAGTATTTATTGCAGCATATTTTATACCACAGCTGAATTATTTTCTTTCCGCATATTATCCTTTCTCACCTGATTTCAAATCATGGCAAGTTATTACCCATATGTTTATGCATGGGAGTTTAATACATATTTTGTTTAATATGTTAACGCTTTATAGTTTTGGACCTATTTTAGAGTACAGGTTAGGAGATAAGAAGTATTTGATTCTTTATTTTTTAAGCGGTTTGGGTGCTTTTTTCCTATATAATCTTTGGAACTTTATTGAAGTTCAGAAGTTAGTTTCAGAACTTCAAGCTATGAATATTGATGCAAAAGATTTTCTGAATTCATTAATAAATAATCCGGATACAACAATGCCTCGTAATAAAACAGAGGCGAATTTAGCAGGAATTTATTTTGGAAGAATGGTAGGGGCTTCCGGGGCTATTTTCGGGGTTATTGCTGCTTTTGCAACGTTGTATCCTGAAGCAAAGATTGGAATTATGTTTATTCCGGTTCCCATGAAGGTAAAATATGTAGTTCCGATATTAATTGTTATTTCCATTTATTTAGGGATTTCAGGAAATGGAGGCGGAATTGCCCACCTTGCACACGTTGGCGGAGCTTTGGTAGGCTGGATTTTAGCCCGAATCTGGAGAAAACATTTGTATAGATTTAATTAA